A region from the Aegilops tauschii subsp. strangulata cultivar AL8/78 chromosome 5, Aet v6.0, whole genome shotgun sequence genome encodes:
- the LOC109762732 gene encoding probable WRKY transcription factor 14 isoform X1 yields MDMEEQANAAATAAREGDLADVVARANAMAYSTGARRQAPPPPPSAAARVMIPYEEERQRRPANVACGGGEVTFEAPPSTVVVDPYLLAAAGGYGLPQQHQHQHQQLLAFQISEHACCAAADSDDPMRISPPPPQPAPHHQMITSYCGMACTHIPYCRKNDVRKVVCIPAPPVMSNRAGGGGEVIPSDLWAWRKYGQKPIKGSPYPRGYYRCSSSKGCLARKQVERSRSDPNMLVITYTAEHNHPWPMQRNVLAGYARAHTHAAAKKQQKISSSSSADNAASSSSINSFHVEQINPICGDQLPVSCKMPDSTATAGDGGGLLFEGIQPDEVFAELEELETHNNPVMTSANVYGSRGVSSNYEWHKF; encoded by the exons ATGGATATGGAGGAGCAGGCCAACGCCGCCGCCACTGCTGCGCGAGAAGGCGACCTCGCCGACGTCGTGGCCCGTGCCAACGCAATGGCCTACTCCACCGGAGCCCGTCGCCAAGCGCCACCACCTCCCCCTTCTGCGGCAGCTCGCGTCATGATCCCCTACGAGGAGGAGAGACAACGGCGGCCTGCGAACGTCgcctgcggcggcggcgaggttaCCTTTGAGGCCCCGCCGTCAACCGTTGTGGTCGACCCGTACCTTCTGGCGGCGGCTGGTGGATATGGGCTGCCACAGCAGCACCAGCACCAGCACCAGCAACTGCTCGCTTTCCAGATCTCTGAGCATGCGTGCTGCGCCGCCGCCGACAGCGACGACCCCATGAGGATCTCGCCACCACCACCACAACCGGCTCCTCATCATCAGATGATCACCAG TTATTGCGGCATGGCTTGCACGCATATACCATACTGCAGAAAGAACGATGTGAGGAAGGTGGTCTGCATCCCGGCGCCACCGGTGATGAGCAACCGGgcaggagggggaggggaggtgATTCCATCTGATCTATGGGCATGGAGAAAGTATGGCCAGAAACCCATCAAGGGCTCTCCTTATCCAAG GGGTTACTACAGATGCAGCAGCTCCAAGGGGTGCCTAGCCCGGAAGCAGGTGGAGCGCAGCCGCAGCGACCCCAACATGCTGGTTATCACCTACACGGCGGAGCACAACCACCCATGGCCAATGCAGCGCAACGTTCTTGCTGGATACGCTCGTGCTCACACGCACGCCGCTGCCAAGAAGCAGCAGAAGATCAGCAGCAGTAGCTCCGCTGATAATGCCGCGAGCTCGTCCTCCATCAACAGTTTCCACGTCGAGCAGATCAATCCGATCTGCGGCGACCAGCTGCCCGTCAGTTGCAAGATGCCGGATAGCACGGCCACTGCCGGAGATGGTGGTGGCCTGTTGTTTGAAGGCATCCAGCCTGACGAGGTCTTTGCAGAGCTGGAGGAGTTGGAGACTCATAATAATCCCGTGATGACAAGTGCAAACGTCTACGGATCCAGGGGGGTAAGTAGTAACTACGAGTGGCACAAATTCTAA
- the LOC109762732 gene encoding probable WRKY transcription factor 14 isoform X2 → MDMEEQANAAATAAREGDLADVVARANAMAYSTGARRQAPPPPPSAAARVMIPYEEERQRRPANVACGGGEVTFEAPPSTVVVDPYLLAAAGGYGLPQQHQHQHQQLLAFQISEHACCAAADSDDPMRISPPPPQPAPHHQMITRKNDVRKVVCIPAPPVMSNRAGGGGEVIPSDLWAWRKYGQKPIKGSPYPRGYYRCSSSKGCLARKQVERSRSDPNMLVITYTAEHNHPWPMQRNVLAGYARAHTHAAAKKQQKISSSSSADNAASSSSINSFHVEQINPICGDQLPVSCKMPDSTATAGDGGGLLFEGIQPDEVFAELEELETHNNPVMTSANVYGSRGVSSNYEWHKF, encoded by the exons ATGGATATGGAGGAGCAGGCCAACGCCGCCGCCACTGCTGCGCGAGAAGGCGACCTCGCCGACGTCGTGGCCCGTGCCAACGCAATGGCCTACTCCACCGGAGCCCGTCGCCAAGCGCCACCACCTCCCCCTTCTGCGGCAGCTCGCGTCATGATCCCCTACGAGGAGGAGAGACAACGGCGGCCTGCGAACGTCgcctgcggcggcggcgaggttaCCTTTGAGGCCCCGCCGTCAACCGTTGTGGTCGACCCGTACCTTCTGGCGGCGGCTGGTGGATATGGGCTGCCACAGCAGCACCAGCACCAGCACCAGCAACTGCTCGCTTTCCAGATCTCTGAGCATGCGTGCTGCGCCGCCGCCGACAGCGACGACCCCATGAGGATCTCGCCACCACCACCACAACCGGCTCCTCATCATCAGATGATCACCAG AAAGAACGATGTGAGGAAGGTGGTCTGCATCCCGGCGCCACCGGTGATGAGCAACCGGgcaggagggggaggggaggtgATTCCATCTGATCTATGGGCATGGAGAAAGTATGGCCAGAAACCCATCAAGGGCTCTCCTTATCCAAG GGGTTACTACAGATGCAGCAGCTCCAAGGGGTGCCTAGCCCGGAAGCAGGTGGAGCGCAGCCGCAGCGACCCCAACATGCTGGTTATCACCTACACGGCGGAGCACAACCACCCATGGCCAATGCAGCGCAACGTTCTTGCTGGATACGCTCGTGCTCACACGCACGCCGCTGCCAAGAAGCAGCAGAAGATCAGCAGCAGTAGCTCCGCTGATAATGCCGCGAGCTCGTCCTCCATCAACAGTTTCCACGTCGAGCAGATCAATCCGATCTGCGGCGACCAGCTGCCCGTCAGTTGCAAGATGCCGGATAGCACGGCCACTGCCGGAGATGGTGGTGGCCTGTTGTTTGAAGGCATCCAGCCTGACGAGGTCTTTGCAGAGCTGGAGGAGTTGGAGACTCATAATAATCCCGTGATGACAAGTGCAAACGTCTACGGATCCAGGGGGGTAAGTAGTAACTACGAGTGGCACAAATTCTAA